The window GACTTGTCTAGCCAACAACAAATGTTCTCTAGTTTGAGGCATCTGACCATCCGTTGCAGCAACAACGATAATTGCACCATCCATCTGAGCAGCACCAGTGATCATATTCTTAATATAATCCGCATGCCCAGGACAGTCAACATGAGAATAATGTCTGTTTTCAGTCTCGTATTCGACGTGGGCAGTAGAGATAGTAATACCACgagctctttcttcaggAGCTTTATCGATAGCAGCATaatccaagaaatcagcACCACCCTTTTCAGCCAAAGTCTTGGTGATAGCAGCAGTCAAAGTAGTCTTACCATGATCGACGTGACCAATAGTACCGATGTTTAAATGAGGTTTCTTACGGTCAAAAGCTGCAGCAGAGACACGCAAAGTGGTGGAGAGCCCTCTTACAGCACATTGTGGTCTCAGAAACTTACTCGAAATGAGTCTAGAGGCGAATCTGGGAGTCAACATCCTGTCACTGATCCtttcgaatttgaaattaGTGGTAAgttttgttgaacaaatctTATAACTAACTCCTagtagaaaaaaaaaaaaatttcaagcgAATACGTAAAATATGCTTAAGAGAAGGAACAAGAGTAAGAACAATCGAGAATGGCTCGCTATTACTGTGAATATTGTCACTCATACCTTACTCATGATACACTAAGTGTGAGAAAGAGTCATCTGGTCGGTAAGAACCATCTGCGTATTGTAGCAGATTATTACAGAAACAAAGCCCATCAAGAACACCCCACACGCAGGAGGCAACACGGTAAACATTCAACAAATGAACCTATAAAGATCCATCTACCTGTCAACCGCGAGAAGCGAAGAACCAACAGCCTCGCGCGTTGTCATCGTAAGGAACTgttacaagaagaatcattACTCAAGCGAGTGTACGAAGGATCGCCCGGATACTCAAAAGTGTTTGTAGACTCAAACAGATTAGACATCGGAGACCTGGTACGATCATCGAGACTACCACAACGTGCAAACGTAGACACACACCAGACACGATCACGTAACGAAACGTTTACCAGTCCCACCCAACAACCATTGGAACCACCGCGCCTGCTGGCGCGGTGGCAAACCACTGCTCCGAAGGCTACGTACCATGAGGAAAGATTACTACAAGGAACGCTTAACGAGGCTAAACAAAGACTTTCACGTAAAAGGAAAAATTAATTAGAGATAGAGGTATCGTTATATAGGTATCATTAAAAGGGTCATCAATATGCTATAGCTTTTCATCGTAAcatgcttcttcatccacaTCCGCATCCGTTTCATCTCGCGAGAATAATAGTATTAGTACTAATCCGACTATTAGAACAAGTACCACTCCGAGAACAAAAGCTATCATTGCCAAGGCAAGAAAATCACCTGTAGGTTCAGCGTCGCCTGCCTGGTGGCGAAAAAGGGCGCTCACAGAGTCGAAAACTCCTGTCTGGTATCCGTGGTGCATGTCGCACAGCTTTGTCATATTTACTTTAGTTACTCGAGGGTGGAAAAGAGTATATGCCAGTggcaattgcaattgcaatgCAATTGCTTAAATACAATGCGATGAGTTGGATCAGGGTCGACAATTTGCCTGATTGAGATAATTAATCGACAAGCGATGCTCTATGCCTTACGAGCCGAGACTGCAGAGGTAGCGCGGTTAAAATTCGCGACGGCCACTAAGCGGGAATAAATGTCGCATCGCATCTTAGCGCAGATAGAATGGTACGAGACAAGGAAAAGGATAGAGAAGACAGGCCCAGAACAAGTCGAGCATTAGTCGGAGTGAATTCGTATACTGGTTGTGTCACATATTAAATTTGTCTCGGCTTACTCGAACCAACCTCTGCAATTGAGTGTATTATGTTTAAAAGTTAGGACCCTGGATAGGACGTCGGAGTATTTGGCCTAACATAAATTTTTTAGCGTATCATCATACGGATTAGAAATTAATTACAGCCGACTGGTCTTATCGGTCATGAGTGAGTGGTCTTACTAATCAAACATAAAAGCAGATCATTTAAAATATATAGCTAGATATTAGCAGACTTAACAAATGCAATCTGTCTTGCAGTCTTTACACGTACAACTGTCATTGCACTTTTGTTGGGAATCGCATTTGCAGAGATCCTTGCAAGTGCATTTTGAATTACACTTACAGGTTGTTTTCACTGCAGCAACCGTAATTAAGCAATCTCTTGCATTCTTAACttaaactctttcaaatattttttGTTTGCttagaagttgaaagagttgaaacGGATTGCAAGAgatattcaagatatttttATAGGTTTTCTTTGTCCCATCTGAAGTGTCAGCGAAAATCGCTTAGTCGCTGAGATACTTTAGCTGACAAGGAAAAGCAATATTCTTAGAATAATAAATTGAAACTGAATATATTCAACTAATATAGCTAGATATAACTTCTAAGCTCGACGTATTTAACAACAGCAGTCGTCTTGACTATCGCAACATTTTCCATCTTGACACTTGCATTGGGAATCGCACTTGCAGCAATCCTTACTGTTGCACTTCGAGCAACAGCCACAAGCTTGTCCACCGCAATAACCGTAATTCACTAGATCTTCTGGCATTTTATtaatgatttctttgttggttCTTTCAGTGATAGGAGATTTCAATAGACTATAAGCTGTCTATTCATGGTCCTTTTATAGTTTTATAGTTGACATTCATTCATGAATGCCGTGTCACCAAGATCcttttttcaagctgatAAGCCTTTGGGCTATAACTTTACTGCGAGACCCTCGGTTGACTCAGCCCGATTCGCGGCTAAGCGATGCCGATTGTCATGGCGACGGGGAACTCGATCCATGAAGTATGACTTTCAAGGCGTTTCGAAAGTGATTAGGGCAAATAATCTTGTTATTTAATCCAAAGACTGCCCAAGAGGGTAAGAAGATCATATTTCATGTAGTCTTGGTCATTTCAGGCCGAGAAATCCAGAGTGCTATACTTGAAATGTTGAAGGAGTATTGAGAGGAGTTGTGGAAAGAGAGTCTCAACGCCCAAAGGAGCAGTATACTCTTTGAGCGGTTATGGAGCAGTTGCCAGATCAATTCGTTATAGCAACGATCGTAAAGAAGTGCGTTATAAACAATAGACACCTCAACCGAAGCATTTGATCGCCTATACGACTAAGCGCTATTGCTACTCTATGATTTAGGTTGTTAAATCGAAGGAACGAGCAATCTATGGAACAATCTCATTCCGAGCAGAACGGGTTTGTCGGGAGTGCCCAGGCGAGCTTTTCCCTAAAATCTGAATTATATTGGTTGAGCATAGCTAACTTTCGCGTTTTAACGCAAAACCGCTAATCGCAACAACCATCTTTTATCTCGTTTATGTGTGGGCATCATTGATATTTTCAAGCAGAAAAGTGACACTGTTATCAAGCAATTGCTTAAATCACTATCATGCACTTTTCGTTATTACCTCTTCCCTCATATCCTCAGCGGCTAATTGTTTCGGTTACATATATTGTACTATCACCAGTGAAATGTGATCCTTCAGCGGTATAtgcctctttcaaagtccGACTTGCGAACGCATTAAATCCTTCAAGATAAGATGTAACGAATACATAGTGATTTGTCAtgtcttttttttttggtcGCTTCGATATAAGTATCTAATCCTGAAACCCTTTATAACATGCACAAGAAGGTGAagtattcaagaaagaCCCAACCGTATAGATTCCGTACCTTGCAGTTTGTATCTTACTTACGTCAGTAAATGAAATCGATAACATTTGTTTAGAGTTGTTTACAGACTTTTACAAGCGCTTTTATAATCATTACAACCAAGAGTCAACAAAAAACCCAATGCTCATTTAGTGGTATCATACTATTCACTTCATCATATCGTCTCATCTTAGCTTGTTAGTAGTCTCTTTGAATACTATGATTTTCCCAGGGTAACATCTCACAGGCGACGAGCCAATCGCTGTTTTCCACTGTTCTAACAAGTAACTACTTTAAGAATAGTTCTCAATTAACAGTTAATTCAGTTGATCCTTCTCAATTGAACCAAGATGTTTGCCCTAAGATCCTCCtgtcttttgcaaagaaccCTTGCGGTACGTCCCGTGTTGCGCCAACTTCACTACACTCCAGTTAACCGTAACGTAGTGCAAGACTTGTACTTGAAggagttgaaaaatgtcaagTTGAACCCTATCACCGCCAAGGATGCCGAAGGAAACGTTAGACCATGGTCTGAACCTGTGAAGCCAAAGGCTCCAGAGTTGGAAGGTCAAGGTACtgatgctttgaaagcttaCTCCAACGAACCAGTTGAGACAAAGACCGAGGCTGCTGAGGAAGAGGCTCCAGTTGAAGATGACTGGTTGGTACTAGAGGAcgatgttgaagaaactcaCTCCCATTAAAAGCGATCCTATATATGCGCTATCGTAAATACTTTTAACGAACCTTTTTTATATTCATACATATACAAGACACTTTAAGAGGGAATCTTGAGAGATGTTTGAGACCGTTGAAGACGCTACACAGTTTATCAATGGCCAATTACTAGCGAGAGGTTATCTGAAGACGGGAAACTCTTTAAAGATTGATGGCGCTCCAGATGATGCAAGGTTAGTGATAAACACTATACATAAATTGTTAAAAGCGGTTCAATCTAAGGACCAGCAACTCACGGAGGCTCAAACGAAGTTACAAAGGCTGCAGAAAGCTGTCCCTGAACCACAGCCAAGACCTACAACTCCGCGTGAGCCACCCAGGGAACCACCCAAGAGACCGACACCGAACAAGATTgtgaagaacaaagatgaATTACTGAGGAAACTGTACAAGGTGCGACTCAATGGTCTCCAATCCACAATCGATGAACTGAAAGATCGGTTCCATCGAGAAAGGCGATCTACAAACATAACATGGCAAGCTCACCAAGAAATCACTACACAAACAAACCCACAGATACAAGAAGACTTCAgcgatcaattgacccaatTGCTAGCCCGCGAATCACAACAAtatgaatttgataaagaactACAAAAGTTTCTCGCGAACGTCAACAGATTCACATACTCATGTGCGGTCCTCGGTATACCAGACATAGACTTACAACCTCAACCACCACACACTTTTGACTACTTCAAGAGCCATGAAAAGGCTGAGCTAGTAGAGTGCATCACGGATTGGTACGAGATTGTTGATATATCGAGAAGGCCCGTGCGAATTGATCACGAGCCTTGAACAAAATTCATTAACAagtgttgatgaagaaaaatttGCCACTAATCAGGAACAACAAACTGTTTTAGAAGAGGTTATAACATCGTTAAGCGTTTGATATATTAGATCAATGTCTGCCCCTGCTGCTGGTAATGCTCAAGGTGAAGTGCcaactttcaaattggttTTAGTCGGTGATGGTGGTACCGGTAAGACTACTTTTGTCAAGAGACATTTGACTGGTGAATTCGAGAAGAAATATATTGCCACTATTGGTGTCGAGGTCCATCCACTATCCTTTTACACAAATTTCGGTGAGATCAAGTTCGATGTGTGGGACACAGCTGGTCAGGAGAAATTTGGTGGTCTAAGAGATGGTTACTACATCAACGCCCAATGTGGTATCATCATGTTCGATGTCACTTCTAGAATCACCTACAAGAACGTTCCAAACTGGCACAGAGATTTGGTGCGTGTTTGTGAAAACATTCCAATTGTGCTATGTGGTAATAAGGTCGATGTTAAGGAGAGAAAGGTCAAGGCCAAGACTATCACTTTCCacagaaagaagaacctACAATACTATGATATATCTGCCAAGTCTAACTACAACTTTGAGAAGCCATTCTTGTGGTTGGCTAGAAAATTGGCTGGTAACCCACAATTGGAATTCGTTGCATCTCCAGCATTGGCCCCACCAGAAGTTCAAGTCGACGAACAATTGATGCAACAATACCAACAGGAAATGGAACAAGCTACTGCATTGCCATTGCCTGATGAGGACGATGCTGATTTGTAAGGCGCCTCTTCTCTTTGCTTAGTCTAGGTACTATATATCTTTTTATATATACTTGCAAAGATCTGCCCACTTAATTTGACAAAAATCATTACTTGAAATTGGCGAGAGGAGGACAGCACACAAAACACCATGACTGAGATTAGTTACGATACCAACTCCAAGAAGCTGAGCTCTGTTGGAGAACCCACAGAAGGCTTGGAGATCGCTTTGGGGCAAGTTAACACTTTGACCACTGCTTTGATCTCAGAGACAAACCCAAATTTCACTCCACAGCCACATGAGGACGTAAGTAAACTAATCAAGAACCTGTTCGACAGtggtttgaaaaatgctcAGCAGAATAAGTTCCCAGAGGCTTTGAAGAACGTTTCGCTGGCAATCGAGATGGCACAGAGGAAAAGGGCTCCATGGGAAGCCTTCGCCATacagttgaaagaattgcaatTCATGTTGCGTCATAAGATTGATATTCTACTAGTGTTGGGCAGGTACCTCGAAGCACTACAGGATCTTGATATGCTAATGAACACGGGACTTATTCAACCGGAAGTTCTCATTAGAAAGACGGATgcattgttgaaattggGTCAATTGGATCAGGCAAGAATTGAGTGTGAAAGAGGTCTTACTTTACAACCACAAAATGCTAAATTGAAAGCACTATTGATGGAATGCACGAGGAAATTGGCAGACTttaatggtgaaatttAGGTTTTCTATATATTATAGAGTGTTTTTTAATTCATAGTCATCGCTAtaagcttttgaaaaattttcaacaacaaaggATATACCATCAAAGAACTACAAGAAGCATCCAATGCCATCTTCCGCTACTTCTTCGGCCGCGACTTCGACGAATAATGACATAAATGTGAGCATTGAATATTTTATAGcgagattgaagagaaggcAGATTGATGATACCTATGCCATGGCTCTAGAGACTTTACAACTCTTGAAAAGGTTCATCTCAGCAGCTCGTTGGAATCATGTCACTGAATTGATTGAACAAATAAGGCAGCTAGCTGATAGGTTGGAAAAAGCTCAACCTGCTGCATTTTGTTGTGGTAACGTAATAAGAAGAGTATTGGCAGTGATAAGAGATGAACTCGAAGAAGACTTGCGTGATACAATGGTTACCACCGCAGCTACCACAAATACAGTTGCGGAGCCCATGATCTCATCAATGTTTAACCTGTTACAAAAGCCAGAACAccagcagcaacaacagcaacagacacaggaacaacaacaacaacaacaacaacataaattacaaagaaatcatAAATCAAAAACTGATTTCCGTCAAGTAGCAATCCAAGGTATAAAGGACCTGATAGATGAGATTACTAACATAGACGATGGTATCCAACAGATCGCGATCGATTTGATTCACGATCACGAAATCTTATTGACACCAACACCTGAATCGAAGACCGTTTTAAAATTTTTAATTAAAACAAGGGAAAGAAGTAACAGAACCTTCACGGTTCTAGTTACAGAGGGGTTCCCTAACAATACTTCCAAGGCTCAcgaatttgccaagaaattggctCAGCATAACATCGAAACTATTATTATACCAGACTCTGCAGTATTTGCACTAATGTCTCGAGTCGGTAAGGTCATTATCGGTACCAAGGCTGTGTTTATCAATGGTGGTACTATTGCCTCGGCAAGTGGCGTATCATTGGTATGCGAGTGTGCTCGTGAATTTAAAACACCGGTTTTTGCAGTGGCAGGTTTATACAAACTTTCACCACTTTATCCATTTGATGTGGAGAAACTGGTCGAATTTGGCGGTTCCAAGAAAGTCCTACCACATATGGATCCACATAAGAGGCTCGATATTATCAACCCCATTACTGCATACGTCCCTCCTGAGAACATCGACATCTACATTACAAACATTGGTGGGTTTGCACCAAGTTTCATTTACCGTATTGCTTGGGATAATTATAAGCAGGTTGATGTCAATGTTGGTCAAGCACCTTAAGTATTTTGCAACAACACTATACACCCATAAAAACGAACTTTTGCATTAAGATTTAACCATGCCCTGTGCCTCGCTCGGCCAAAATTATCTGTATTTTGGTCTTGAGCTGGATGAATTGCTTCTCTGAACGACGCATTTCAATGGGCTATATTAAAACAAGACTTCTTGAGTACGAAATTATCGCTAATGCTGCCACGATATATTTTTTGTAATTAGAAGATCTGACATTCTTGACATCTCTTGATAGAACCGCTCGTAATGActtcttttctcttgcCTGCTGTCCCCATTGTACTTATAGCGAcaagttcttgaattgCTGAAATTTATACCTTTAAACCCTTACAAAAGTCGGAAAAAGACAAGGGAGATATGATACCTAAGATAGTCGTGTTTGGTGGGAATGGATTCTTGGGCAAGAGAATATGCCAAGAAGCTATAAACAACGGATTCAAAGTGTTGTCTGTGTCAAGGTCAGGAAAAGCCCCGCCACTGCAGTCACCTAATGATAGACAATGGATAGCCGAAGTAGAATGGAAAAGTGGCGATGTATTCAATCCAGATTCTTATAAGAAATACTTGCACGGTGCTTCCAATGTGGTTCATTCAATGGGGATTTTActggaagatgaaagctACAAGATGAGAATCAAGAGCCCACTAAGCGGATCTTTTGACCTAAAATCTTTAATTCCATCTTTTGGTTCCAATCCATTAGATAAGAAGAATCCAAACTTCACTTACCAGAGGATGAATAAAGAAAGTGCTCTTTTGTTGGCACAGACTTTCAGCCAGATTATCGACCCAAGCGAGACAAAAGTGAGGGACATGCCTACCTTCACCTATATTTCAGCTGACAAAGGGTTCCCGATCATTCCAAAAGGCTACATACATTCTAAGAGGGAAGCTGAAGCAGGTTTGATGCGTTATGAGGATGTCTTTCGGCCAATCCTGGTGAGGCCTGGATTCATGTTCGATGAATATAAAACTACGCGCGATGCTAGATCATATGTTCATCATGCACTAGAGTTCTTGAACTGTAGTAACAGACTTCTGCTCGGGAATAAGCTACGATTCGTTAATGAGATGGTAAGGCCAACTGTTTCTACTCAACAGGTAAGCAGAAGCATTATTAAAAAAATCAAGGATCCGTCCTTTAAAGGAGTGCTACCGCTCGAATCTATTATTGACATGACTTAAAATTCTGTATTTACAAATAGAGGATTCCTGGTATGAAGCCCGAAACCCAGTAACGACCTCACCTACGTAAAAATGCTTGGTAAGCTTCCTGACTTACCTGGACATTACCAATACTTCTCATTTGCTTTTTCCCTTCCTTCTGTCTCACTaacagtttctttcttcgagagACGTCAGAAGCATGTAGCTTTGCCAAGACATCCTTCCTTCTTGCTTTGATTGTCTCACGGGCTATAATTTTGTTATTCGCCCTTGCTTGGATGACGACTTCGTACAACTGTGCTTTaatgaactctttgaattttttgacCCATTCTCTGCCGACCCGGTCAACTTGAGATCTATGCAAGACTTGTGCTAAAGCATCAACACTCTTACCATTAACTAAAAGTTCTAGCTTGATAACATCGGATGGTTTATAACCAATGTCCTCGTAATCAAGTGATGCATAGCCTCTGGAGACTGATTTGAGCCTGCCaaaaaaatcatcaacCAAGTGTGCCAGTGGTAAATGATATTTGAGCATCACTTGGCCAGTCATGTTCAAATAGGTAATTTCGATTTGCTGTCCACGGTTATTATCACATAACTTGATGACATTACCAAGGTGTTCCTGCGGTAAAGTCATGATAGCTTCGACGTAGGgctcttcaaaagcttcaattt of the Torulaspora delbrueckii CBS 1146 chromosome 7, complete genome genome contains:
- the YHC1 gene encoding Yhc1p (similar to Saccharomyces cerevisiae YHC1 (YLR298C); ancestral locus Anc_6.94), with protein sequence MARYYCEYCHSYLTHDTLSVRKSHLVGKNHLRIVADYYRNKAHQEHPTRRRQHGKHSTNEPIKIHLPVNREKRRTNSLARCHRKELLQEESLLKRVYEGSPGYSKVFVDSNRLDIGDLVRSSRLPQRANVDTHQTRSRNETFTSPTQQPLEPPRLLARWQTTAPKATYHEERLLQGTLNEAKQRLSRKRKN
- the TDEL0G03780 gene encoding uncharacterized protein (similar to Saccharomyces cerevisiae YOR186W and YLR297W; ancestral locus Anc_6.93) is translated as MTKLCDMHHGYQTGVFDSVSALFRHQAGDAEPTGDFLALAMIAFVLGVVLVLIVGLVLILLFSRDETDADVDEEACYDEKL
- the ATP14 gene encoding F1F0 ATP synthase subunit h (similar to Saccharomyces cerevisiae ATP14 (YLR295C); ancestral locus Anc_6.92), with product MFALRSSCLLQRTLAVRPVLRQLHYTPVNRNVVQDLYLKELKNVKLNPITAKDAEGNVRPWSEPVKPKAPELEGQGTDALKAYSNEPVETKTEAAEEEAPVEDDWLVLEDDVEETHSH
- the TDEL0G03800 gene encoding uncharacterized protein (ancestral locus Anc_6.91), with translation MFETVEDATQFINGQLLARGYLKTGNSLKIDGAPDDARLVINTIHKLLKAVQSKDQQLTEAQTKLQRLQKAVPEPQPRPTTPREPPREPPKRPTPNKIVKNKDELLRKLYKVRLNGLQSTIDELKDRFHRERRSTNITWQAHQEITTQTNPQIQEDFSDQLTQLLARESQQYEFDKELQKFLANVNRFTYSCAVLGIPDIDLQPQPPHTFDYFKSHEKAELVECITDWYEIVDISRRPVRIDHEP
- the GSP1 gene encoding Ran GTPase GSP1 (similar to Saccharomyces cerevisiae GSP1 (YLR293C) and GSP2 (YOR185C); ancestral locus Anc_6.90) translates to MSAPAAGNAQGEVPTFKLVLVGDGGTGKTTFVKRHLTGEFEKKYIATIGVEVHPLSFYTNFGEIKFDVWDTAGQEKFGGLRDGYYINAQCGIIMFDVTSRITYKNVPNWHRDLVRVCENIPIVLCGNKVDVKERKVKAKTITFHRKKNLQYYDISAKSNYNFEKPFLWLARKLAGNPQLEFVASPALAPPEVQVDEQLMQQYQQEMEQATALPLPDEDDADL
- the SEC72 gene encoding Sec63 complex subunit SEC72 (similar to Saccharomyces cerevisiae SEC72 (YLR292C); ancestral locus Anc_6.89), with product MTEISYDTNSKKLSSVGEPTEGLEIALGQVNTLTTALISETNPNFTPQPHEDVSKLIKNLFDSGLKNAQQNKFPEALKNVSLAIEMAQRKRAPWEAFAIQLKELQFMLRHKIDILLVLGRYLEALQDLDMLMNTGLIQPEVLIRKTDALLKLGQLDQARIECERGLTLQPQNAKLKALLMECTRKLADFNGEI
- the GCD7 gene encoding translation initiation factor eIF2B subunit beta (similar to Saccharomyces cerevisiae GCD7 (YLR291C); ancestral locus Anc_6.88); protein product: MPSSATSSAATSTNNDINVSIEYFIARLKRRQIDDTYAMALETLQLLKRFISAARWNHVTELIEQIRQLADRLEKAQPAAFCCGNVIRRVLAVIRDELEEDLRDTMVTTAATTNTVAEPMISSMFNLLQKPEHQQQQQQQTQEQQQQQQQHKLQRNHKSKTDFRQVAIQGIKDLIDEITNIDDGIQQIAIDLIHDHEILLTPTPESKTVLKFLIKTRERSNRTFTVLVTEGFPNNTSKAHEFAKKLAQHNIETIIIPDSAVFALMSRVGKVIIGTKAVFINGGTIASASGVSLVCECAREFKTPVFAVAGLYKLSPLYPFDVEKLVEFGGSKKVLPHMDPHKRLDIINPITAYVPPENIDIYITNIGGFAPSFIYRIAWDNYKQVDVNVGQAP
- the COQ11 gene encoding ubiquinone biosynthesis protein COQ11 (similar to Saccharomyces cerevisiae YLR290C; ancestral locus Anc_6.87), translating into MIPKIVVFGGNGFLGKRICQEAINNGFKVLSVSRSGKAPPLQSPNDRQWIAEVEWKSGDVFNPDSYKKYLHGASNVVHSMGILLEDESYKMRIKSPLSGSFDLKSLIPSFGSNPLDKKNPNFTYQRMNKESALLLAQTFSQIIDPSETKVRDMPTFTYISADKGFPIIPKGYIHSKREAEAGLMRYEDVFRPILVRPGFMFDEYKTTRDARSYVHHALEFLNCSNRLLLGNKLRFVNEMVRPTVSTQQVSRSIIKKIKDPSFKGVLPLESIIDMT